Part of the Olsenella profusa DSM 13989 genome, CCCACGGCGCTCGAGTGGGCGCGCCGACTGCGAGCCGATGGCGTGCCCTGCACCGAGGCGCCGCTCACGCTCGAGGAGCTCGCGCGGTCCCTTGCGCCCCAGGCACGGAAGGGTGACGCCTGATGGCACTGCGCATCTCCATGGGACAGTACCTGCCAGGAGACTCCCCCCTGCATCGCCTGGACCCACGCGTCAAGCTTGGCGGAACCCTTATCCTCGTCCTCAGCGCGTTTGGCATAGACACGCCCACTCAGCTGCTGCTGGGTCTGGCGGGCATCGTCGCGCTGTTCGCATGCGCGCGCGTGCCGCTGGCAAAGGTGGCCGCCTCCATCAGGCCCGTCGTGGCGATACTGGCATTCCTTGCCGTTTTCAACCTCTTCTTCGTGCAGGAGGGGGAGCCGCTCTGGCGTTGGGGCGTGCTGGGCATCACCACCGGCAGCGTGCGCGTGGCCGTCATCTACAGCCTGAGGCTCGTCATTGCCACGCTCGCCGCGGCGCTCATGCTGCTCACCACCACGCCCACGCAGATCACGGACGCCTGCGACGCCGCGCTCTCGCCCTTGGCCAAGTTGGGGCTCCCCGGCCATGAGCTTGCCATGGTCTTCTCGCTCATGCTGCGCTTCATCCCCACGCTGGCCGACGAGACCCAGGCCATCCTCGATGCGCAGACCATGCGGGGCGCGCCCATCGGGGAGGGTTCCCCCCTTCGGCGCGCACAATCCCTGATCCCGGTGCTCATCGCCCTGCTTGCGAGCTCCGCGCATCACGCCGACGGCCTTGCGTGCGCCCTGGATGCACGCAGCTATGTGGGCGGGGCCACCAGAAGCCACTGGCACCCCATGCGCATGCGCCCCAGGGACTGGCTGGCGCTGGCGCTGCTCGCGGCCTATGTCGTGGCGCTCGTGGCAGCGGGGCTACTCGCCGTCACCTTTTAACGTGTGCGTTTCCGTCATCCTTGCTGACGTTTCCGCAGATGGCGACTGGCTCACCCAACGGAAACGTACACGTTGGCGA contains:
- a CDS encoding energy-coupling factor transporter transmembrane component T family protein, coding for MALRISMGQYLPGDSPLHRLDPRVKLGGTLILVLSAFGIDTPTQLLLGLAGIVALFACARVPLAKVAASIRPVVAILAFLAVFNLFFVQEGEPLWRWGVLGITTGSVRVAVIYSLRLVIATLAAALMLLTTTPTQITDACDAALSPLAKLGLPGHELAMVFSLMLRFIPTLADETQAILDAQTMRGAPIGEGSPLRRAQSLIPVLIALLASSAHHADGLACALDARSYVGGATRSHWHPMRMRPRDWLALALLAAYVVALVAAGLLAVTF